A genomic window from Cloacibacillus evryensis DSM 19522 includes:
- the murB gene encoding UDP-N-acetylmuramate dehydrogenase — MEKGALITNCSLKELNTWQCGGRCLWLAAPASASEAVSLIEEARGSSTRLYTLGGGSNILVQDGLLNAGVISSAALDSLDIREDGGAVSVEAGAGVQVRKMLALALERGLGGLAFLTGIPGTIGGALYGNAGAAGESFAPLVEWIETVSHAGELRRWQRGDLSWQYRESPWREPPLLITKALFRLFYEQKDNIIKNIRHFAELKKGQPIGAKTAGCVFKNPPGEAAGRLLEQCGCKELSVGGARVSQRHANFIENHGCARAEDIYNLTRMCQKRVYEEFGIKLAYEIKFFGAF, encoded by the coding sequence ATGGAAAAAGGGGCGCTGATCACCAACTGCTCTTTAAAAGAGCTCAACACCTGGCAGTGCGGAGGCCGCTGCCTTTGGCTCGCCGCGCCCGCCTCGGCCTCCGAAGCGGTTTCGTTGATAGAAGAGGCCCGCGGCTCGTCTACCCGGCTATACACGCTGGGCGGAGGGTCTAACATCCTTGTGCAGGACGGCCTGCTGAACGCCGGGGTGATCTCGTCCGCGGCGCTGGATTCGCTGGATATCCGCGAAGACGGCGGGGCCGTGTCTGTCGAAGCCGGCGCCGGAGTCCAGGTGCGAAAGATGCTTGCCCTGGCTTTGGAAAGAGGGCTGGGCGGGCTCGCCTTCCTTACCGGCATACCGGGCACGATCGGCGGCGCTCTATACGGTAACGCGGGGGCGGCGGGCGAGAGCTTCGCCCCTCTTGTCGAGTGGATAGAGACGGTGTCGCACGCCGGGGAGCTGCGCCGCTGGCAGAGAGGGGATTTGTCCTGGCAATACAGGGAATCGCCTTGGAGAGAGCCGCCTCTTCTCATAACGAAGGCGTTGTTCCGTCTATTTTATGAGCAGAAAGATAACATTATAAAAAATATAAGACATTTTGCCGAACTGAAGAAAGGACAGCCCATCGGCGCCAAGACTGCTGGCTGCGTCTTTAAGAACCCGCCGGGCGAAGCAGCCGGGCGTCTGCTGGAGCAATGCGGCTGTAAAGAACTCTCCGTAGGAGGAGCGCGGGTATCTCAGCGTCACGCAAATTTTATTGAAAATCACGGATGCGCGCGCGCGGAAGATATATATAATTTGACCCGTATGTGTCAAAAAAGAGTCTATGAGGAGTTTGGAATAAAACTGGCCTATGAAATTAAATTCTTTGGGGCGTTTTAG
- the ftsA gene encoding cell division protein FtsA, protein MFKKASNYPQSREPDLLVGLDLGTSKVTVVVAEREAEGDEAQVIGVGQAPSNGIRKGLIVNLDQAVRSVRQAVSDAQNMVGQDLSEVTVAFGGGEVTSIRSKGMVSLGRTPRPVMRLDIERVIDAAQADVVVPTNQSILHTIPVEYSLDGNIGIDDPLGMNAMRLDIEVQSIIVPTATIQNVYNCVNKAGLKVNSLVIKPLVSALGVLSPEDALAGAVVVDIGGGTTGVAVFADGRPKHLALLPVGGDHITNDLGSVLRLPLNKAEELKRSVSLKADFDAEETLNFTHLTREYSISKEDLYDIVRCRFEELTDDLVKPEIKAAKITMLPGGLLLTGGVSKTEGIDDFIIEKMDLPARVAMPVDANRMPPGRNTQEYSSAAGIIKYILERERDPFRYLDNPTVGKTEQLKGTPTYAPLSEGIPIGQKDKDAPGFNPVDAVKKLFGDLF, encoded by the coding sequence TTGTTTAAAAAGGCATCAAATTACCCGCAGAGCCGCGAGCCTGATCTGCTAGTCGGCCTTGACTTGGGGACAAGCAAGGTGACGGTGGTGGTGGCCGAGCGCGAGGCCGAGGGCGACGAGGCTCAGGTGATCGGGGTGGGGCAGGCCCCGTCCAACGGGATACGCAAAGGTCTTATCGTAAACCTCGACCAGGCGGTAAGATCTGTACGCCAGGCGGTAAGCGACGCCCAGAATATGGTCGGGCAGGACCTCAGCGAAGTGACGGTCGCCTTTGGCGGCGGCGAGGTCACGAGCATCCGTTCAAAGGGAATGGTCTCCCTGGGACGCACGCCGCGCCCCGTTATGCGCCTCGATATAGAACGCGTCATCGACGCCGCCCAGGCCGATGTCGTTGTGCCTACGAACCAGAGTATCCTTCATACGATACCTGTCGAATATTCGCTGGACGGCAATATCGGCATCGACGACCCCCTCGGTATGAATGCCATGCGTCTTGATATTGAGGTACAATCGATAATCGTTCCGACCGCGACCATTCAGAACGTATATAACTGCGTGAATAAGGCCGGGCTCAAAGTGAACAGCCTGGTTATAAAGCCGCTCGTATCGGCCCTCGGCGTGCTCTCGCCAGAGGACGCCCTCGCCGGCGCGGTCGTCGTCGATATTGGCGGCGGCACCACCGGAGTTGCGGTATTCGCCGACGGCAGGCCGAAGCACCTGGCGCTGCTGCCGGTAGGCGGAGACCATATCACGAACGACCTCGGCAGCGTGCTGCGGCTGCCGCTCAACAAGGCGGAAGAGCTCAAGCGCTCCGTCTCGCTGAAGGCGGATTTCGACGCCGAGGAGACCCTCAATTTTACCCACCTCACCCGTGAGTACAGCATCTCGAAGGAGGACCTTTACGATATCGTCCGCTGCCGCTTTGAAGAGCTGACGGACGACCTCGTCAAACCGGAGATAAAGGCGGCGAAGATAACCATGCTTCCCGGCGGCCTGCTTCTCACCGGCGGAGTCTCCAAGACCGAGGGGATAGACGATTTCATCATCGAGAAGATGGACCTTCCGGCGCGCGTGGCGATGCCGGTGGACGCGAACCGTATGCCTCCCGGGCGCAATACCCAGGAATATTCCTCGGCGGCCGGCATCATAAAATATATCCTTGAGCGCGAACGCGATCCTTTCCGCTACCTTGACAACCCGACGGTCGGCAAGACGGAGCAGCTCAAGGGGACGCCGACCTACGCGCCGCTGTCGGAGGGCATACCGATCGGGCAGAAAGATAAGGACGCTCCAGGTTTCAATCCCGTGGACGCCGTGAAGAAACTCTTCGGAGATCTTTTTTGA
- the ftsZ gene encoding cell division protein FtsZ: MGAMSEIFQLDKSNFPAREVIKVVGVGGAGNNALNHIIRGGVSGVEFIAANTDIAHLELSEASCRIILGKELTKGLGAGSDPEIGNKSAMESREELRAVVEGADMVFVAAGMGGGTGTGAAPVIAGIAKEAGALVVAVVTLPFTFEGRRRIRQANSGIVQLRDKVDALIIIPNDRLLGVTDKKTSVNDAFRMADGVLHQAVQGVTDLIKRPGLVNVDFADVKTIMSNAGTAIMGIGEGYGEKRAATAAFNAINSPLMDSKMSGAKGILFNITGGASVGIHEINEAISIITEAADEDAFIIWGHVFDPEMEDSIQITVIATGFDDNDKQESGVPKTAAFSAPEPAPVRAAAQSVRTNSTGVTTKGLDIAAVKNLNSYTAAKSAPVHQPEPVQTEQPAEQKPKRHEQVIKTAPNVTVTDEDLFKQSGAPVDQYDIPAYLRKRRQS, encoded by the coding sequence ATGGGTGCCATGTCAGAAATTTTCCAGCTTGACAAATCGAACTTCCCGGCTAGGGAGGTCATAAAGGTAGTAGGAGTGGGCGGCGCGGGCAACAACGCGCTGAACCACATAATCCGCGGCGGCGTCAGCGGCGTTGAGTTCATCGCGGCGAACACGGACATCGCCCACCTCGAGCTTTCGGAGGCCAGCTGCCGCATAATACTCGGCAAAGAGCTGACGAAGGGCCTCGGAGCCGGTTCCGATCCAGAGATCGGCAACAAGTCGGCGATGGAGTCGCGCGAGGAGCTGCGCGCCGTGGTCGAGGGTGCGGATATGGTATTCGTCGCCGCCGGGATGGGCGGCGGCACAGGCACAGGGGCGGCTCCGGTCATCGCCGGGATCGCCAAAGAGGCGGGAGCGCTCGTGGTGGCGGTCGTTACGCTGCCCTTCACCTTTGAGGGGCGCAGGAGGATAAGGCAGGCGAATTCCGGCATCGTGCAGCTGCGCGACAAGGTCGACGCGCTGATCATCATTCCGAACGACAGGCTGCTCGGCGTCACCGACAAAAAGACCTCCGTAAACGATGCCTTCAGAATGGCAGACGGCGTGCTGCATCAGGCGGTACAGGGCGTGACGGACCTTATCAAGCGCCCCGGCCTCGTCAATGTAGACTTCGCCGACGTTAAAACCATCATGTCGAACGCCGGCACCGCGATAATGGGGATCGGCGAGGGCTACGGAGAAAAGCGCGCGGCGACGGCGGCCTTCAACGCCATCAACAGCCCGCTGATGGACAGCAAGATGAGCGGCGCGAAGGGGATACTGTTTAATATCACCGGCGGCGCAAGCGTCGGCATCCACGAGATCAACGAGGCGATAAGCATTATCACCGAGGCCGCCGACGAGGACGCCTTCATAATATGGGGCCACGTATTCGACCCCGAGATGGAGGACTCCATCCAGATCACGGTCATCGCCACCGGTTTTGACGATAACGATAAACAGGAATCCGGCGTTCCTAAGACCGCCGCCTTCTCCGCGCCCGAACCGGCGCCGGTACGCGCCGCGGCGCAGAGCGTCAGAACGAATTCTACCGGCGTGACGACCAAAGGGCTGGATATCGCCGCCGTAAAAAACCTCAACAGCTATACGGCGGCCAAGAGCGCGCCGGTGCATCAGCCCGAGCCTGTTCAGACAGAACAGCCGGCAGAACAGAAACCTAAACGTCATGAACAGGTGATAAAAACTGCCCCGAATGTAACAGTCACGGACGAGGACCTCTTCAAGCAGAGCGGGGCTCCCGTGGACCAGTACGACATTCCGGCCTATCTCAGAAAGAGGCGGCAATCCTGA